In Mastomys coucha isolate ucsf_1 unplaced genomic scaffold, UCSF_Mcou_1 pScaffold20, whole genome shotgun sequence, one DNA window encodes the following:
- the Dnajb8 gene encoding dnaJ homolog subfamily B member 8 isoform X2: MANYYEVLGVQSSASPEDIKKAYRKLALRWHPDKNPDNKEEAEKKFKQVSEAYEVLSDSKKRSVYDRAGCEGWRAGGGASVPHSGPFGAGYPFRNPEDIFREFFGGLDPFSFEFWDTPFSNRGRSHGLRGAFSSGFGEFPSFMEALSSFNLSHGGGSRSTFSSTSFGGSSSGRSGFKSVMSSTEMVNGHKVTTKRIIENGQERVEVEEDGQLRKTVIPRSSGPAKCHKCDRRSC; encoded by the exons ATGGCCAACTACTATGAAGTGCTGGGTGTGCAATCAAGTGCCTCCCCTGAAGACATCAAAAAGGCCTATCGAAAACTGGCTTTGCGTTGGCACCCCGACAAGAACCCCGACAACAAAGAAGAGGCTGAAAAGAAGTTTAAGCAGGTTTCCGAAGCCTATGAAGTTTTGTCAGACTCTAAGAAGCGTTCTGTGTATGACAGGGCAGGCTGTGAAGGCTGGAGAGCAGGTGGCGGTGCCAGTGTCCCCCACAGTGGTCCCTTCGGGGCTGGCTATCCCTTCCGAAATCCAGAGGATATCTTCCGTGAGTTCTTTGGGGGACTGGACCCTTTTTCCTTCGAATTCTGGGACACCCCGTTCAGCAACCGAGGCCGGTCCCATGGTTTACGTGGAGCCTTCTCTTCAGGCTTCGGTGAGTTCCCATCATTCATGGAAGCCCTCTCATCTTTCAATCTGAGCCATGGTGGGGGCAGCCGCTCCACCTTTTCATCTACTTCCTTTGGTGGCTCCAGTTCTGGCCGCTCAGGGTTCAAGTCAGTAATGTCATCTACTGAGATGGTGAATGGCCATAAGGTAACCACTAAGCGCATCATCGAGAACGGCCAAGAGCGAGTGGAGGTGGAAGAAGATGGACAGCTCCG GAAGACAGTTATCCCAAGATCGTCAGGGCCAGCCAAGTGCCACAAGTGTGATCGCAGAAGTTGTTGA
- the Dnajb8 gene encoding dnaJ homolog subfamily B member 8 isoform X4, translating into MANYYEVLGVQSSASPEDIKKAYRKLALRWHPDKNPDNKEEAEKKFKQVSEAYEVLSDSKKRSVYDRAGCEGWRAGGGASVPHSGPFGAGYPFRNPEDIFREFFGGLDPFSFEFWDTPFSNRGRSHGLRGAFSSGFGEFPSFMEALSSFNLSHGGGSRSTFSSTSFGGSSSGRSGFKSVMSSTEMVNGHKVTTKRIIENGQERVEVEEDGQLRRKT; encoded by the exons ATGGCCAACTACTATGAAGTGCTGGGTGTGCAATCAAGTGCCTCCCCTGAAGACATCAAAAAGGCCTATCGAAAACTGGCTTTGCGTTGGCACCCCGACAAGAACCCCGACAACAAAGAAGAGGCTGAAAAGAAGTTTAAGCAGGTTTCCGAAGCCTATGAAGTTTTGTCAGACTCTAAGAAGCGTTCTGTGTATGACAGGGCAGGCTGTGAAGGCTGGAGAGCAGGTGGCGGTGCCAGTGTCCCCCACAGTGGTCCCTTCGGGGCTGGCTATCCCTTCCGAAATCCAGAGGATATCTTCCGTGAGTTCTTTGGGGGACTGGACCCTTTTTCCTTCGAATTCTGGGACACCCCGTTCAGCAACCGAGGCCGGTCCCATGGTTTACGTGGAGCCTTCTCTTCAGGCTTCGGTGAGTTCCCATCATTCATGGAAGCCCTCTCATCTTTCAATCTGAGCCATGGTGGGGGCAGCCGCTCCACCTTTTCATCTACTTCCTTTGGTGGCTCCAGTTCTGGCCGCTCAGGGTTCAAGTCAGTAATGTCATCTACTGAGATGGTGAATGGCCATAAGGTAACCACTAAGCGCATCATCGAGAACGGCCAAGAGCGAGTGGAGGTGGAAGAAGATGGACAGCTCCG AAGGAAGACGTGA
- the Dnajb8 gene encoding dnaJ homolog subfamily B member 8 isoform X1 produces MANYYEVLGVQSSASPEDIKKAYRKLALRWHPDKNPDNKEEAEKKFKQVSEAYEVLSDSKKRSVYDRAGCEGWRAGGGASVPHSGPFGAGYPFRNPEDIFREFFGGLDPFSFEFWDTPFSNRGRSHGLRGAFSSGFGRQLSQDRQGQPSATSVIAEVVDPELLATAPWNTPQRFSASRQLETANHVTEGRREAPKAGVPAAIPQSRGMHPENKTRILNWFSHPRSLHHTVLAAGPHFLGAMGSIHSGFSVGIASKGAHVWEARPANLFLAH; encoded by the exons ATGGCCAACTACTATGAAGTGCTGGGTGTGCAATCAAGTGCCTCCCCTGAAGACATCAAAAAGGCCTATCGAAAACTGGCTTTGCGTTGGCACCCCGACAAGAACCCCGACAACAAAGAAGAGGCTGAAAAGAAGTTTAAGCAGGTTTCCGAAGCCTATGAAGTTTTGTCAGACTCTAAGAAGCGTTCTGTGTATGACAGGGCAGGCTGTGAAGGCTGGAGAGCAGGTGGCGGTGCCAGTGTCCCCCACAGTGGTCCCTTCGGGGCTGGCTATCCCTTCCGAAATCCAGAGGATATCTTCCGTGAGTTCTTTGGGGGACTGGACCCTTTTTCCTTCGAATTCTGGGACACCCCGTTCAGCAACCGAGGCCGGTCCCATGGTTTACGTGGAGCCTTCTCTTCAGGCTTCG GAAGACAGTTATCCCAAGATCGTCAGGGCCAGCCAAGTGCCACAAGTGTGATCGCAGAAGTTGTTGACCCTGAGCTCCTGGCTACAGCTCCTTGGAATACACCTCAGAGGTTCTCAGCCAGCCGGCAGCTGGAGACCGCTAACCACGTTACTG AAGGAAGACGTGAGGCCCCGAAGGCTGGGGTGCCTGCTGCGATACCACAGTCTAGAGGGATGCATCCAGAGAATAAAACCAGGATCTTAAACTGGTTCTCTCACCCCAGATCTTTGCATCACACTGTCCTCGCTGCTGGGCCACACTTCCTGGGAGCCATGGGCAGCATCCACTCTGGTTTTTCTGTGGGAATCGCATCTAAAGGTGCTCACGTGTGGGAAGCAAGACCCGCTAATCTCTTTCTAGCTCACTAA
- the Dnajb8 gene encoding dnaJ homolog subfamily B member 8 isoform X5, whose amino-acid sequence MANYYEVLGVQSSASPEDIKKAYRKLALRWHPDKNPDNKEEAEKKFKQVSEAYEVLSDSKKRSVYDRAGCEGWRAGGGASVPHSGPFGAGYPFRNPEDIFREFFGGLDPFSFEFWDTPFSNRGRSHGLRGAFSSGFGRQLSQDRQGQPSATSVIAEVVDPELLATAPWNTPQRFSASRQLETANHVTG is encoded by the exons ATGGCCAACTACTATGAAGTGCTGGGTGTGCAATCAAGTGCCTCCCCTGAAGACATCAAAAAGGCCTATCGAAAACTGGCTTTGCGTTGGCACCCCGACAAGAACCCCGACAACAAAGAAGAGGCTGAAAAGAAGTTTAAGCAGGTTTCCGAAGCCTATGAAGTTTTGTCAGACTCTAAGAAGCGTTCTGTGTATGACAGGGCAGGCTGTGAAGGCTGGAGAGCAGGTGGCGGTGCCAGTGTCCCCCACAGTGGTCCCTTCGGGGCTGGCTATCCCTTCCGAAATCCAGAGGATATCTTCCGTGAGTTCTTTGGGGGACTGGACCCTTTTTCCTTCGAATTCTGGGACACCCCGTTCAGCAACCGAGGCCGGTCCCATGGTTTACGTGGAGCCTTCTCTTCAGGCTTCG GAAGACAGTTATCCCAAGATCGTCAGGGCCAGCCAAGTGCCACAAGTGTGATCGCAGAAGTTGTTGACCCTGAGCTCCTGGCTACAGCTCCTTGGAATACACCTCAGAGGTTCTCAGCCAGCCGGCAGCTGGAGACCGCTAACCACGTTACTGGTTAG
- the Dnajb8 gene encoding dnaJ homolog subfamily B member 8 isoform X3, giving the protein MANYYEVLGVQSSASPEDIKKAYRKLALRWHPDKNPDNKEEAEKKFKQVSEAYEVLSDSKKRSVYDRAGCEGWRAGGGASVPHSGPFGAGYPFRNPEDIFREFFGGLDPFSFEFWDTPFSNRGRSHGLRGAFSSGFGEFPSFMEALSSFNLSHGGGSRSTFSSTSFGGSSSGRSGFKSVMSSTEMVNGHKVTTKRIIENGQERVEVEEDGQLRSVTINGKEKLMRVDNK; this is encoded by the coding sequence ATGGCCAACTACTATGAAGTGCTGGGTGTGCAATCAAGTGCCTCCCCTGAAGACATCAAAAAGGCCTATCGAAAACTGGCTTTGCGTTGGCACCCCGACAAGAACCCCGACAACAAAGAAGAGGCTGAAAAGAAGTTTAAGCAGGTTTCCGAAGCCTATGAAGTTTTGTCAGACTCTAAGAAGCGTTCTGTGTATGACAGGGCAGGCTGTGAAGGCTGGAGAGCAGGTGGCGGTGCCAGTGTCCCCCACAGTGGTCCCTTCGGGGCTGGCTATCCCTTCCGAAATCCAGAGGATATCTTCCGTGAGTTCTTTGGGGGACTGGACCCTTTTTCCTTCGAATTCTGGGACACCCCGTTCAGCAACCGAGGCCGGTCCCATGGTTTACGTGGAGCCTTCTCTTCAGGCTTCGGTGAGTTCCCATCATTCATGGAAGCCCTCTCATCTTTCAATCTGAGCCATGGTGGGGGCAGCCGCTCCACCTTTTCATCTACTTCCTTTGGTGGCTCCAGTTCTGGCCGCTCAGGGTTCAAGTCAGTAATGTCATCTACTGAGATGGTGAATGGCCATAAGGTAACCACTAAGCGCATCATCGAGAACGGCCAAGAGCGAGTGGAGGTGGAAGAAGATGGACAGCTCCGGTCAGTAACTATCAACGGCAAGGAGAAGCTCATGAGGGTGGACAACAAGTGA